From a single Lewinella sp. LCG006 genomic region:
- a CDS encoding serine hydrolase domain-containing protein, which produces MKKLIMTLALLISILVCFESCGKEEIIINNELEFEEYIQDEMALQNIPALSVLMFKEGDILYENYFGKSHIEQNVSLESDHPFLLASISKVVTATALLQLYEQELFALDNAINDYLPFPVSIPGYTTDISFRMLLTHTSGIADGSALDDQYYYGEDSPVELEYFLRNYLKPGGDFYDATDNFYDFEPGTQHEYSNTGSALIGFLVERLTGTPFDLYCKQNIFNPLGMVNTSWRLEEITGTIVQPYSFSNGGYEAIEHYTFTDYPNGGLRSTAKDMFTLLSAFVQGGMANNYALLKPITINEMITPQIPAINNEVGLHLFVMDAEHGLWGHDGGEEGVATIMAFNPDTKVGAIILANQGDAELEEILAEAYKLGLKL; this is translated from the coding sequence ATGAAAAAGCTAATCATGACCCTGGCATTACTGATCTCCATCCTGGTATGCTTTGAAAGTTGTGGAAAGGAAGAAATTATTATTAATAATGAACTTGAATTTGAAGAATATATTCAAGATGAAATGGCGTTGCAAAACATTCCTGCCCTGTCCGTATTGATGTTTAAAGAGGGCGATATTCTTTATGAAAACTATTTTGGAAAATCACATATAGAACAGAATGTTTCACTGGAAAGTGATCATCCTTTCCTGCTGGCCTCCATTTCCAAGGTAGTCACGGCCACGGCTCTTCTTCAGCTATATGAGCAAGAGCTTTTTGCTTTAGATAATGCGATCAATGATTATTTGCCCTTTCCTGTCAGTATCCCTGGTTACACCACAGATATAAGCTTTAGAATGTTGTTGACGCACACTTCGGGGATAGCTGATGGAAGTGCTCTGGATGACCAATACTATTACGGAGAAGACAGCCCGGTTGAACTCGAATATTTTCTACGAAATTACCTCAAGCCCGGAGGAGATTTCTACGACGCCACCGACAATTTCTATGATTTCGAGCCTGGTACGCAACACGAATACTCGAATACCGGGAGTGCCTTAATCGGTTTTTTGGTTGAGCGTCTTACAGGTACGCCGTTTGATCTGTATTGTAAGCAGAATATCTTCAATCCTCTGGGAATGGTAAACACTTCCTGGCGGCTGGAGGAAATCACGGGAACCATTGTTCAGCCTTATAGTTTTTCGAATGGAGGGTATGAGGCAATAGAACACTACACCTTCACAGATTATCCAAACGGAGGGCTACGGTCTACCGCAAAAGATATGTTTACCCTCTTGAGTGCATTTGTACAAGGTGGTATGGCCAACAATTACGCGTTACTGAAGCCAATTACAATCAACGAAATGATCACCCCACAGATACCTGCTATTAACAATGAGGTAGGCCTGCACTTGTTTGTCATGGACGCGGAGCATGGCCTGTGGGGGCATGACGGCGGTGAGGAAGGAGTAGCCACCATTATGGCCTTCAACCCGGATACAAAAGTAGGAGCAATCATCCTTGCGAATCAAGGCGATGCGGAGCTGGAGGAAATACTGGCCGAAGCATATAAACTGGGATTGAAGTTGTAA
- a CDS encoding S8 family serine peptidase: MREFTIINLNEQEISDNLIDEGVALKSLNYYLIPSDCTGEIERIVEHFELGVEDVFSSASRLYVNLCIALDFYIQQGVTVINLSLIIRSRDPYRLVEKLVEIALESKICVVCAIGNKGRKQNSINSLSRIQGVISVGAVDDELRLLDKSSVAPLGEMGPTCVANGNTNLSEKLIDTSPLYKRPKPATSYAAPKVSRSICSIFLMINVIGALIRYSVKKSSNIEKIILTRIGLPDDSRDLNIEQYPDVIKNMYKNNDFSFAIIPEADEIRWIEKLKYGLGQIGYTNVYLSNRPDEIVFVIKEIAQKLTGYEKNEVGYGYISIEAVIEYFVKFTFIKFLKLTLKNKFEVLFHGPHRQFIMQHDLEMRYLWREEKARNYCLLAYNSIMYPFKITY, translated from the coding sequence ATGAGGGAATTCACAATTATTAATCTTAATGAACAAGAGATAAGTGATAACTTAATAGATGAAGGGGTCGCGTTAAAGTCCTTAAATTACTATTTGATCCCATCAGATTGTACTGGTGAAATAGAACGAATAGTTGAACACTTCGAACTCGGTGTAGAGGATGTGTTTTCTAGTGCTAGTCGTTTATACGTCAACCTATGTATTGCGTTGGATTTTTATATTCAACAAGGAGTCACCGTTATTAATCTCAGTTTGATTATCAGATCTAGAGATCCATATAGACTTGTTGAAAAATTAGTCGAAATTGCCTTAGAAAGCAAGATATGTGTAGTCTGTGCAATAGGTAATAAAGGTCGAAAACAAAACTCAATCAATAGTCTATCTCGCATTCAAGGAGTTATTTCTGTAGGGGCCGTAGATGATGAACTTAGATTACTAGATAAATCTAGTGTTGCACCTCTAGGAGAAATGGGACCAACTTGCGTGGCAAATGGAAATACTAATCTATCCGAAAAATTGATAGATACTTCTCCTTTATACAAGAGGCCAAAGCCAGCCACAAGCTACGCTGCTCCCAAAGTGTCAAGAAGTATCTGTTCTATTTTTCTGATGATAAACGTTATTGGTGCCTTGATAAGATATTCAGTAAAGAAATCAAGTAATATTGAAAAAATAATTCTAACTAGAATTGGACTCCCTGATGATAGTAGAGACTTAAATATTGAGCAATATCCAGATGTAATTAAAAATATGTATAAGAACAATGACTTTAGTTTTGCAATTATTCCTGAAGCTGATGAGATTCGTTGGATCGAAAAGCTAAAATATGGTCTAGGGCAGATTGGATACACGAATGTTTATTTATCAAATCGACCTGATGAGATAGTCTTTGTTATTAAAGAAATAGCACAAAAACTAACAGGTTATGAAAAAAACGAAGTTGGATATGGGTACATAAGCATTGAGGCTGTTATTGAGTATTTTGTCAAATTCACATTTATTAAGTTTCTAAAACTTACCTTAAAAAACAAGTTCGAAGTACTATTCCATGGACCACATCGACAATTCATTATGCAACATGATTTAGAAATGAGGTATCTTTGGCGCGAAGAAAAAGCAAGAAATTATTGCTTACTTGCTTACAATTCTATTATGTATCCATTCAAAATAACTTATTGA